From Terriglobales bacterium:
GACGATAGCCCAGGTGGAAGGGAGAACGGTTAGGATTGCCATAATTCCTCACACCCTGGAAGTGACCAATCTTCGATCCCTCAAGCCGGGCGATAAGGTGAATCTGGAAGTTGACCTGATCGCGAAATATGTGGAGAAGATGCTGCGGCGTTCGGCGCCGGGTTCGGTTACGTTGGAGCGTTTAGTCGCCGAAGGCTTTTGATGTTGTACCTATCGTTGCTGTTCGATTTGGCGACGCCGAATCATCCAGATCGTAATGCAATTCACTGCTGCGCCAATCATCGGCAGGGCCATGCCGGCGCGCACACTGTAGGCTTGCGAGATGTGACCAACTCCCCAGGGAAATACGGCTCCTCCCGCCAGCCCGACCGCAAATAGCACACCGAAAACTGTTCCGGCGTTGCGCTGATAGCGGTCACCCGCCATGGCCAAGATGGTGGGAAAGATAGCGCTGAATGCGAAACCGGTCGAGGCAACGGCCACTGCGAGCAAAGGCAAAGAACGGACCAGCAACAGCACGGCGCAGGTCGCCAGTGAGACAGCAGCGCTCAGCAACACGAGTTGCACATCCTTTAACCACCGCAGCAGTCGCGATGCTGCCACGCGACCGAGCATCAGGCCCGCCCAATATCCCGCGAGCACCCAGGTTGCAATGCGGGCTTGGGCGCCGAGCGTGATCAAGTAGCTGGACGTCCACCCGCCGAGGACCGCCTCATTTCCTGATTCAATAAGCAGAAGAAATCCGAACAGCAGCAAGCCCGGATGTCGCAAAACCTCGGCGAGTTCTTGCAAAGAAATTGCGTGCGGCTCGCGGGTGGCAGGAAACGTGAGCAGCGCGTACAAGATGCCGCACATTGCCGGCAAGATAGCGGAAGCAATCAGCAATTCCGGAATCGGTATGCGGGTGGCGACGCTGGCGGTCACGAGCGGCATGAACAGCGCGCCGAAGCCATAAAATACTCCCAGAATGTTCAGCATGGGGCCGCGGTTCTCGGGATAAAGATCTGAGGCCAGAACATTGGCCGCGGTATTCAGGCCGCCCCCTCCTGATCCCAGGGCAAGTGTGGCGGCGGCAGCTGCCCAGAAAGACTGAGCAGCTGCAAAGGCGAGCAGCCCGCCAGCAACCAACAGGGATGAGACCAGCAGCACTGGCTTGTTGCCGAAACGATCAATGAGAGGCCCCACGCCCAAGGTCGCGAGACAGATGCACAGGTACAGCAACAGAAAGAGATCACCCTTTTGCACAAGATCTATGTGCAGCCGGGAGTGAACCTGCGGAAGTCCAAACAAGGTACCCAGCAGTGCTAAAACGATGCCGAACATGAACATGCCCGTGCAGGAAGCTGCGAAAAGACGCGTGCGCTTAATCGCAGGGCTCAGCGAGGCGGCGATCATCAGCGGTTCGCGCCGGCGAAAGGCTGGTATTGAGCAGACATGTTTGGCAGGGAGCTCGGCGCCTCGATTTTAACAAGCCGGTGAACGGGAGAGATGGGCGGTGGAATGAAGGGTGTGGAAATCAGAGCTTCTGAATGCGCTTTAACTCAACCTTCAGGGCCTCTGATACTCGCTTGGAGCGTCTTTCGCCACGTGCCACGCGGCTTACATATGAGCGATCCACCTTCAGTTTCCGGGCGACGCGGGCATACAAACCGCGATATTGAGCGTATCGCGCCAGCTCACGATTTTTGGTAGTATGTCCTGTCACCAATCGTGACACTCTGCACGTCCACCCTTGGGGACTTGCACTTTTAATATAACGCCAGCGTTAAGGGTGTCAAGAACTCAATTATGCGTACGGCAGCGAAGCTTGCAAGACCCGAGTGGGCGGAAAGAATTCTGAACCTGCGCGACAAGTTGGAACTCAGCCAGACAGAGTTTGCAGCAAAGCTTAACGTGTCTGCTATGGCGGTGTCCCGCTGGGAGCGCGCAATCAATGAACCTCCGGCAGAGGCTTATATTCAGCTCGGAAAATTGGCCGGTGTCCCCGAGTGTTGGTTTTTCTGGCAAAAGGCGGGGTTGAGCAAGTCCGACCTCAGACGCGCTCTTTAGAAGTGACGATGACGCGGTCCTCCCAAGGCAGCATGGTTGGAGAGCGGCATCGGCCGATTGCCCATGCGATCCCGCCACAGAATCGCGTTCAATTGGGACGCCTCGGCCCGGTCCTCGTGGGTGAAGTCCATGAGTTCTGAATCCTCTTCATCCTGATCCTTGCCGGTGGCGGCATTCATAGTAAACAACAATCCATTGTCGCGATTGCGATAGTCGGCGGTGAATGGCGGCTGATCTCCTTGTCCGGCAAAGAGCGGCGACATAACCGCCGCCCGCGCGTCGTTGTTGTTCATGGGCGGCAATCCCAACAGAGCTTCGATGGTGCGCACCAGGTTTACCGTGGTGTAGAAGTGGTGGTCGATAACCGGCTGTGCTGGTGAACCGGGTGAGTACTTGCTGATGACCAAGGCGATGCTGCGATGCGCATCAACATGATCGGCGCCATCCTGCGCGTCGTCTTCCAAAACGAGGATAGCGGTGTCGTCCCAATAAGCGCTGTGTGAAATTGCTTCGACGACGCGTCCAACCGCCAGGTCGTTGTCTGCAACGGAAGCTGAGGGGGTAGGCGAGCCCCGTCGCTTGCCCGAAGTATGGTCGTTCGGCAATCTGAGCAAAACGTAGGCCGGCAACTCTTCACCGCTGCCCTGTTGCCGCGCTCGGACGAATCCGCTGAACTCATTGAGGAATTCATCCACCCGTAGCTGGTCAGGGTATTCAACGCGGAAATCCGGGAAATTGGGATCGAAGTGGCCGCGCAATTCCGGTTTTGTGGGAAGGTTGTGCGCTGGTAACGGTATGCGCCAGGGATACGGGCTGGGCGACCCATGCGGCACTCCCACATTGGGGGGCAGAGGCTCTCCTTTTTTTACCTCGATCCGTCCGCACTCACTTGCTGCCGGGGAAGGCGTACCCTGCTGGGGGGATTGCTGGGCCTCGGTTTCGCCACACCACGATGTAGCCACGAACTCGCCATAATGGCGATATGTAAGGTGGTGACTGGCGACGCTCGTCCAAATGTAACCGGTTTGCGGCTCGTTGACGTCAGGTTCGTTGTCAGCTAATGGAGAGTTCCCTGCTACCTCGCCTTCGTAATCGTAGGTCCGTTCGCCACCACGGTAGGCAATCTGCCAGGTTTTTTCCGTGTAATCGCTGGTAATGGCGGCAGTGGACCAGACGTGCCCGTCGCCGGAAACCTCGCCGCTGTCGTAGAAGTTATCCAGAATTCCGAACTGGCGCGCCAATTTGTGCTGATTGGGCGTAATGTCCTCTCCGTACATGCAGAGCGAAGGGTCGCCATCGCCAGGTTTCAAATCCCCGAAGACCTGATCGTAGGTACGGTTTTCCTTGATGATGTAAATGACGTGGCGGATGGGATTCGTTCCGTTGCGGAACGCAAGCTGCCCCATTTCGCCATTCATTAAGTTGCTGTGCTCGACTTCCCGCGTAAGTTCTGCCAATTGAGGTTCCGTTTTGCTGATGCTCAGACGAGCGATGGATCCATGCAGCAGAGTCGCGATATAACCGGCCTCCGACGAGTGTTGGAGCATGGGATTGGGACTGGTTCCCTGCCCTTTGCCGCTGGCGATGAGCAAATCGTCGCCGCGGACCGCAAGCGCGGTGGGATACCAATCGGTGGGAATAAATCCGAGTGCCGCAACCGGGTACGACCCAGCCTCGCGATCCGCGAGCTTGGAAACATCGAATACCGCCACCGCGTCCGAGGAAGCATTAGCCACAAACAGATGTTTTCCGTCAGCGGATTGCGCAAGCGCGTTTGGATAGGTTCCTCCGTACTCCTGACCACGAAGACGGGTGGAAAGCAGTCCGCGTAATTTGCCGTCGCGTGTTTGCACAACCGCAACGGCGTCTGCATTCGCGAGTGTCACGTACAACAAGCTCTCATCGCGACTCAGCAGCATGGCGGTGGGATGAGAGCCCGCAGCGGTGGCGGATGACGGCTTGAGCAGCGGCACGGATCGGGTCACTCGACCGTGCTTGAGGTCAAGCTCAGCAACTTGCGATGCGTTCCAAAGGCTGATGAATGCGCGTTTTCCGTCACGAGTGACGACTGCGCCGTAGGGAAACGCCGACGGCACCAATGGACCGGTGCTCAGATCGAAACGCTTCAGGATCTTTCCTTTTCTCGGGTCGAGCAGCACAGCGTTATCTGAATAGTTGTTGGCGACCAGCAGCTTCTCGCTCTTACCTGGCACCACTGCGATGCCGGCGGGATAAGGAATCGCGCTGCCTTTGGGCACCTTTGCCAGGTCAGCGGGTACTTGCTTGCCTTTTGCCAAGGGTTGCAGCGGGATTGGAATGAATCGCTCTGGCGAGATTCGCCCGTGATCGAAACCATATACCGCGATGCCGTTGCCCGTGTCGCGTGGCCGCTTGCCGGTGGGATCAGTTATGGAAGCAAAGCCGGCATAGAGCCTCTGTCCATCGCCACTAAACGTCAGGCCGATGAAGAAGGACTGACGCGCGTGACCGGCGAGACGCGGCTCGGGAAAGTCGGAAATGTGATTGCTCTCCAGGTGGAGGACGGTGAGCGATTGCCGATATTCTGATTCGGCGGTCCCATAACCAGCATTCAGCGTCACCAAATAATGCCCGTCTGGGCTTAACGCAGCGGTTACAGGAAGGCCATTGGTATCACCTAAGCGACCCGGCACGGGAGCGACCAGCAACTTGCTTGTGGGCAGCTGCAATGTGCGACGGCTTGCAATCTCTCGCTGATAGGCAACGGCCAGGGTAGCCAGAAAGAACACGAATATTAATGCGCGCGGTTTCGTCAAGGTTGGCGTCCGTCTTGTAGTTGGATCAAAACCAGAGAGGCTCATTGTAACTGAACTACTGCTACACAGCTCTCCAGCAGAACAGAACGCCGAGTACTCTAGCTCACGTGAGTTAAGCGCCGGTCAACTCGGCTAAAGCCTTTCCGCTCAGCACCGGTTTTCAGTTTCGCGTGTGTAGCACCCTCGCGCGCGACATTGCATCTACGAACATTCGACCAAGGTTGGAGGCCATCCCGCTGTAAATGTGTAGGCCTCCAATCAAGAAGAACGACATCAGAGAGGTCTGGTCGCGAATTTATTTGTCCGGGAGGTTATTTGTGGCAATTTTACAAGCTGTTGTCAAAGGTTTAACAAAGCCTGCTCCTAAAGTCATTTCCCCCAACGTGCATGGCGTTCTGGATTACGTGATCGCTGCCACATTCTTTGTGGGAGGGATTTTCATGATGCGACGCAATAAACGTGCAGGTATTAGCGCATTGGCTTGTGGGGCAGCCGAGACCGTCACTAGCCTGCTCACTGATTATCCTGCCGGGATTGCTGAGCTGGTGACCTTTCCGACACATGGCAAGATTGATATGGGATTGGCGGCAATGACAGCTACCCTGCCAGGGTTTATGGATTTTGAAGATGAGCGCGAGAAGACGTTTTTTACCGCGGAAGCGGTGCTGATGACAGTGCTCGCCGGTCTGACTGATTTTGGAGACGGGCGCGGCTATCAAAGGGCATTTGAGCAAGAGGCTGCGTAACCTCGAGCAGGACCGGTCCGGAATTCCGCGTGTGCAGATTGGAGGGGTGATGGAATCGCAATGGCGTTTTGGCGGCCTGACACCGTTGCAGCTGGCCAAACGAGTGGGCCAGCAGATCAATCAAGACGATGTCTTCGGACGATCGGCTCAACTCGCCTACTATTTTCTGCTAGCACTGTTTCCTTTGCTGATCGTGCTGCTCTCGGCGCTGGGATATTTTGCTTCCGCGGGAACCGAGCTGCGAAACAGCTTGATGCAGTACCTCGCCCAAGCGATGCCGGGATCAGCTTCCCAGCTGGTGAGCCAAACGATTACGCAAGTTATTGAGGCGCGAGGCAGCGGCAAAATCGTACTCGGCTTATTGGGCGCGCTCTGGGCAGCTTCGAATGGGATGGGAGCTATTGTCGAAACCCTGAACATTGCATACGGAGTAAAAGAGACCAGGCCTTATTGGAAAAAGCGAGCGGTCGCGGTGGGATTGACCGCGGCGCTGGCGGCCCTGATTCTTTGCGCCTTAGTGTTGACCCTGTATGGCGGCAAGTTGGCGGAATTTATCGGCAGCACTGTGGGTTTAGGGCCCGCCTTCGTGATCACCTGGAAAATCGCGCAGTGGCCCATTGTGGTCGCCTGTATGGGCGTAGGGTTTGCCTTGGTGTACTACTTTGCCCCGAATGTGGAACGTCCGAAGTGGCATTGGGTGTCGCCCGGCGCTGCGGTGGGTGTGGTGCTCTGGTTACTGATTTCCTTCGGACTAAGGATTTACCTGCACTTTTTCAACTCGTACAACCAGACCTACGGATCGCTCGGGGCGGTGATCATTTTAATGTTGTGGTTGTACCTGACAGGCGCAGCAATCCTGATTGGTGGCGAAGTGAACTCGGAAATTGCCAAGGCAGACCAAGCACGACAGGCGCACCAGAGAAAACTCAACATTATCCAGAGTGATCTCGAACGAGATCTGAAACGGACCGCCTGAGCGCGTTGTTTTCCTGTATGCCCGGCACTGCTTGGAGTAATATACCGCCCGCGATGCAAACCCTTGGTTTGGCGGACTCCACGCCTCGTAGCGAAAGCCGTCTCAAGAGTCTCTTCTGGCCGTCAATTCAGAGTGGCGCCGATGTGGACTATCTTGGAGTGCAGGGATATTTGCTGTGCACAGCATTTGCGATTCTGGCGTTTCTCAGCTCGGTGGCAATCGGGCATCCTATCGCGGGGGCAGTAGCCTTCGTTTTTTACTATCTGAGCGGTGTTGGCATCCGCGAGCACAGCCGCTACGCCGCTGCAATGGCGTTTGTATTCGCGCTTGCAGAACTTCCAATTTTACCCAGCATACTGAAAGTCTTCTTTGTAGGGGTGCTATTTTCCAATCTGCGCGCCACTTGGATCGCATCCAGATGGAAGGCCGATACCGAAGAATCCGAACTACCGCCGCGCCTGACTGCGACATGGGGTGACAGATTTTCAGATCGGCTTCCGAGTTGGCTTTGGCCCAAAGTGCGGGCTGTCTACTATGTCTTGTCTGTCGCCTTCACGGTGCTGCTGCTTTTTGCTGGAATGGCCATGTTCATCCATCATGGCCCGTCATCAATAAGTCGGCGTTAGGAACATCCGAAGACGCCGCGGCCGGTGACCGAAATATCCGGCCATGGTTCGCGGCTGCCCTTTCCGTGTACCAGCAACAGATCCTCGCGCACAAAGTCACTTTTACAGCGCGCCGATCAACAGGACAAAACAGGCGGTTACGACACAAACGACGACACAAATCGTCGCGTATCTCAGGCGCTCTTGTCGCAAGCCATTGATAGGAATGGCGGGGACGACGGGACTCGAACCCGCGGCCTCTGCCGTGACAGGGCAGCGTTCTAACCAACTGAACTACGTCCCCTAAAAAGTTGGCGTCGGTATGGCTTCGGCTTGTATTGTACCGTATCGCGAGTTTTGGGGCGGAACCATAAAGACAGGTCAAGGGCTTGATCGCGTTCAATGTCACGGGCGAATACGCAAGACCCGAGTGTGCATAACTCTGCTTAATCCCAAGTTCTACACAAGACCGGGCAAAGCAATGCGACATTGTCGCAAAGAAGTGCAAGACCCTGCCGGCGGCCTCTGTTTCCTCTGAAATGCCCGTCAGTCGAGCGTTTTAGCCATAAATTCATAAAAAACTCCTTGACACGGCTAACGCAAAAAAGCAGAATCCTCCAACGTATTCACCCGTTTGTTCCCTTTTATTTGTTCCATCGGCCTAAGAACAAATTTCTTGTCTTTAAGGTGGGAACGGGATTTCATTTTTCCCCGGGCCAACCACTCTGAGGAGTGCAATCCATGAAGGTATCTAGAAGAAGCATGAAGCACGTCACACGATGTATCTGTACTGTGGCGCTAACCTTGTTTGTTGGCGGAATTGTGTGGGCGCAGGGTGCAACCCAAACCGGGGCGGTGCTCGAAATTAAAGGCACTGTTTCGCAGGGTGACGCCGTCAAGAACATTGACCTGTTCATAACCGATTCGCAGATTCATTCCGGGGCTCCGAGGTCGAGTCCATGCGACGAAATTCTTAGTGACTCTTACGTGTTACAAGGTGGATCGCCGAGTGGTTGCGATAACGAGCCAGGGGATCCGAGCTTCGAAGTGACCCAGAGTCATGGCCAATATTCCTTCACCACGGAGAGCTCACCAGGCTACCGACTCGATGTCACGACAGAATACCATTATGAGGGTTGCAACACGGCCGTAACCGTATGCGCCTCGCCTGACACGGGCTTCCTAACGGTCACGAACAATGGCCTATCCACTTTCACTGGAACGATAACTCTCTCAGGTAAGTCATCGGGTTGCGGGACAGTATCTGACAGCTCTACAGGGTCACTTTCTCCTGGGGATGGGCCCGATTCTCCCGGGGGCTCAGTCACTCTCGTATTGCCGACAGGCCCGCCCGATAGCGATTATATAAGTCCAAGCGACAGCAGCAGTTGCGGCGGATTTAGCAGTAACGTCACCGTCGGCGAGATCAAACCGGTAGCGCCAGGCACCACAACCGTCCTGCTACCGGACGGTCCGCTGACTCAGAGTATTACCTTCCCCGCCAGCACGCAGATGGGTGGCGTTGCCAAAATGAGAGACGTTCTGAGGCTGGTGGATGGCGCCGTTTGCGATGCCACAGTGGCGGCAGGAAATCCCGGAGACACCGCGTATTTCGGCGGATCTTCCATCCCAGGCCCACCGGCCGCGAACCCGCGTTGCTTGCGGGTTAGCGGAAATGACGCCGCGATCATAACCAACGAGTGTTTCGATGCGGCTGGCAATCAGTTCCCCGACTGCACGACCATTAATCAATCGGTGCCGAACCCGGCTTTAATCGGTCTGGACTCGCAGTACAGCAGCAGTTTGGATCCCACAAGCGGGGCATATGTGATTGCTCACGATGACGACTCCCACTTAATCGGGCATGTCCCGGGTCCCGACTGGACGAACATCACCAAGTCCTTCCAGCCGGGCTGCACCACCCCGCCTTGCGGTAGCGGTGGAGGTGGTAAACGTCTCAACGGTCAGGAGACGGTGATCGATCTCAATCTGGACTGCCAGCTTTTGGCATTCACGATTACGCCAAGGTCCGGCGCACCAACCGTGCCTCCGGGCGGCCTAGTCACGGTTGCAGGAAATATCAGGGGCTGCAGTCCTCAACCAGGATCCTCAACTAACGGCTATGGGCTACTCACTTTCACGTTTGAGGGGCCACATAAACAAGGTGGCGTCTGTACTCAGACGAGAGTGTCGCTG
This genomic window contains:
- a CDS encoding MFS transporter, producing the protein MIAASLSPAIKRTRLFAASCTGMFMFGIVLALLGTLFGLPQVHSRLHIDLVQKGDLFLLLYLCICLATLGVGPLIDRFGNKPVLLVSSLLVAGGLLAFAAAQSFWAAAAATLALGSGGGGLNTAANVLASDLYPENRGPMLNILGVFYGFGALFMPLVTASVATRIPIPELLIASAILPAMCGILYALLTFPATREPHAISLQELAEVLRHPGLLLFGFLLLIESGNEAVLGGWTSSYLITLGAQARIATWVLAGYWAGLMLGRVAASRLLRWLKDVQLVLLSAAVSLATCAVLLLVRSLPLLAVAVASTGFAFSAIFPTILAMAGDRYQRNAGTVFGVLFAVGLAGGAVFPWGVGHISQAYSVRAGMALPMIGAAVNCITIWMIRRRQIEQQR
- a CDS encoding helix-turn-helix transcriptional regulator; the protein is MRTAAKLARPEWAERILNLRDKLELSQTEFAAKLNVSAMAVSRWERAINEPPAEAYIQLGKLAGVPECWFFWQKAGLSKSDLRRAL
- a CDS encoding bifunctional YncE family protein/alkaline phosphatase family protein, with the protein product MTKPRALIFVFFLATLAVAYQREIASRRTLQLPTSKLLVAPVPGRLGDTNGLPVTAALSPDGHYLVTLNAGYGTAESEYRQSLTVLHLESNHISDFPEPRLAGHARQSFFIGLTFSGDGQRLYAGFASITDPTGKRPRDTGNGIAVYGFDHGRISPERFIPIPLQPLAKGKQVPADLAKVPKGSAIPYPAGIAVVPGKSEKLLVANNYSDNAVLLDPRKGKILKRFDLSTGPLVPSAFPYGAVVTRDGKRAFISLWNASQVAELDLKHGRVTRSVPLLKPSSATAAGSHPTAMLLSRDESLLYVTLANADAVAVVQTRDGKLRGLLSTRLRGQEYGGTYPNALAQSADGKHLFVANASSDAVAVFDVSKLADREAGSYPVAALGFIPTDWYPTALAVRGDDLLIASGKGQGTSPNPMLQHSSEAGYIATLLHGSIARLSISKTEPQLAELTREVEHSNLMNGEMGQLAFRNGTNPIRHVIYIIKENRTYDQVFGDLKPGDGDPSLCMYGEDITPNQHKLARQFGILDNFYDSGEVSGDGHVWSTAAITSDYTEKTWQIAYRGGERTYDYEGEVAGNSPLADNEPDVNEPQTGYIWTSVASHHLTYRHYGEFVATSWCGETEAQQSPQQGTPSPAASECGRIEVKKGEPLPPNVGVPHGSPSPYPWRIPLPAHNLPTKPELRGHFDPNFPDFRVEYPDQLRVDEFLNEFSGFVRARQQGSGEELPAYVLLRLPNDHTSGKRRGSPTPSASVADNDLAVGRVVEAISHSAYWDDTAILVLEDDAQDGADHVDAHRSIALVISKYSPGSPAQPVIDHHFYTTVNLVRTIEALLGLPPMNNNDARAAVMSPLFAGQGDQPPFTADYRNRDNGLLFTMNAATGKDQDEEDSELMDFTHEDRAEASQLNAILWRDRMGNRPMPLSNHAALGGPRHRHF
- a CDS encoding YihY/virulence factor BrkB family protein; the protein is MSKRLRNLEQDRSGIPRVQIGGVMESQWRFGGLTPLQLAKRVGQQINQDDVFGRSAQLAYYFLLALFPLLIVLLSALGYFASAGTELRNSLMQYLAQAMPGSASQLVSQTITQVIEARGSGKIVLGLLGALWAASNGMGAIVETLNIAYGVKETRPYWKKRAVAVGLTAALAALILCALVLTLYGGKLAEFIGSTVGLGPAFVITWKIAQWPIVVACMGVGFALVYYFAPNVERPKWHWVSPGAAVGVVLWLLISFGLRIYLHFFNSYNQTYGSLGAVIILMLWLYLTGAAILIGGEVNSEIAKADQARQAHQRKLNIIQSDLERDLKRTA